In Saccharomycodes ludwigii strain NBRC 1722 chromosome III, whole genome shotgun sequence, one DNA window encodes the following:
- a CDS encoding uncharacterized protein (similar to Saccharomyces cerevisiae YPL034W | putative protein of unknown function) — protein MVSLETHNTKPCMNVLKDKNINTRPKNRHSNLVLHSRLSKYDNGFIYIYTYRQLYDYLFLVKNNCDNKSTKITTTIKNKRHFPYQINLGKLWKYKDYKNTSVNYGSIGSKNTDLRGNTFAKNNNCVTPDGLSWLHVGLGTQNPEGYDVKPKSIPFLPHTNNKWNTDKILIKIGITRQLTVEKRINQWRDSCKHDLINLTPNNIMGLVSSESSDAYHCQLTSRFNNLSIGNNNGESQRLTLSNYKITSNGFIVHQSLVPLEVLESKIHNILWDKYGKGVIYCYGCNDERTHREWFLLPITELINTFKLIDNVIENKN, from the coding sequence ATGGTCTCATTAGAAACTCATAACACAAAGCCTTGTATGAATGTattaaaagacaaaaatataaatactCGTCCCAAAAACAGACATAGCAATCTTGTTTTGCATTCCAGATTATCCAAATACGATAATGGGTTCATCTATATCTATACCTACAGGCAACTAtatgattatttatttttagtgaAAAACAATTGTGACAATAAAAGTACCAAGATTACTACAactatcaaaaataaaagacaCTTTCCTTATCAAATTAATCTCGGTAAATTATGGAAATATAAAGACTACAAAAATACTAGTGTTAATTACGGTTCTATTGGAAGTAAAAATACAGATTTGAGGGGAAATACTTTtgcaaaaaataacaattgCGTCACACCTGATGGATTGAGTTGGTTGCATGTTGGGCTTGGAACACAAAACCCTGAAGGTTATGATGTAAAACCAAAAAGTATACCTTTCCTCCCacatacaaataataaatggaacactgataaaatattaattaagaTTGGAATTACTAGGCAATTAACTGtcgaaaaaagaataaatcaGTGGAGAGATTCTTGTAAACATGATTTAATAAACTTAACCCCCAATAATATCATGGGTTTAGTTAGTAGCGAATCTTCTGACGCCTATCACTGTCAGCTTACAAGtagatttaataatttgtcCATTGGCAACAATAATGGTGAAAGTCAAAGACTAACGTTATCTAATTATAAAATCACAAGCAACGGATTTATAGTACACCAATCTTTGGTTCCACTAGAAGTGCTAGAAAGCAAAAttcataatattttatggGATAAGTATGGTAAAGgtgttatttattgttatggATGTAATGATGAAAGGACACACCGGGAATGGTTTCTGTTACCTATCACTGAATTGATTAACACCTTTAAGTTAATTGACAatgttattgaaaataaaaattaa
- the TIF34 gene encoding translation initiation factor eIF3 subunit i (similar to Saccharomyces cerevisiae YMR146C | TIF34 | Translation Initiation Factor) codes for MRPLALRGHTRGITQVKFNLEGDIFVSAGKDTDASVWFSHNGERLGTLIGHNGSIFSVDIDKDSKYCITASSDETVKLWNLKTGEIFDEIKFQCPVYRVEFSPDGSKILIVTSTLMKSKGHLIVHNIDRSANIIEKEPVFSIETHEEYKPIQVASWSYNGRYIAAGRTDGSLSKFDGETGQVLKHVPNLHEDIIKDIQFSQDRTYFITSSRDKSAKLIDIITMDTLKSYDTDSALNSACITPVKEFVILAGGQDAKDVTTTSSREGRFESRFFHKIFEDEIGRVSGHFGPINYVAVSPQGTSFVSGGEDGFVRLHHFDKSYFDFKYEVEKTAEAEQESAANNGKVSVDA; via the coding sequence atgagaCCATTAGCATTAAGAGGCCATACAAGAGGTATTACACAAGTTAAATTTAATCTAGAGGgagatatttttgtttcagCAGGTAAAGATACCGATGCTTCAGTCTGGTTCTCTCATAACGGTGAAAGGTTAGGCACTTTGATTGGCCACAATGGGTCTATTTTCAGTGTTGATATCGATAAAGACAGTAAATACTGTATTACTGCCTCATCAGACGAAACAGTTAAATTATGGAATTTGAAAACAGGTGAGATTTTTGATGAAATCAAATTTCAATGTCCAGTTTATAGAGTTGAATTTTCTCCAGATGGTTCAAAGATTTTAATTGTTACATCCACCTTAATGAAATCCAAAGGTCATTTAATTGTTCACAATATAGATAGATCAgcaaatattattgaaaaggaGCCTGTTTTTTCTATTGAAACACACGAAGAATACAAACCCATTCAAGTTGCATCCTGGAGTTATAATGGCAGGTATATTGCTGCTGGTCGTACCGATGGCAGTTTGAGTAAATTTGATGGTGAAACTGGTcaagttttaaaacatGTTCCTAACTTGCATGAAGATATAATTAAGGATATTCAATTTTCACAGGATCGTACGTATTTTATTACCTCATCTAGAGATAAATCTGCCAAGTTGATCGACATTATTACAATGGACACATTAAAAAGTTATGACACCGATTCTGCTCTAAATAGTGCTTGCATTACTCCAGTCAAAGAATTTGTTATATTAGCAGGTGGTCAAGATGCTAAAGATGTTACTACAACTTCTTCTAGGGAGGGTAGGTTTGAAAGTAGATTTTTccataaaatttttgaagatGAAATAGGTAGAGTTTCTGGTCATTTTGGTCCTATAAACTACGTTGCTGTTTCTCCCCAAGGCACTAGTTTCGTTTCCGGTGGGGAGGATGGTTTTGTTAGATTACACCATTTTGATAAATCTTACTTTGATTTCAAATACGAGGTTGAAAAGACAGCTGAAGCTGAACAAGAAAGTGCTGCCAACAACGGTAAAGTTTCTGTAGACGCTTaa
- a CDS encoding uncharacterized protein (similar to Saccharomyces cerevisiae YDL085C-A | putative protein of unknown function): MARGNQRELARQKNLKKQQENVKNQKKAGDPKKRMESDADILRAKQAAADARKAKEELEKMKNKKR; this comes from the coding sequence ATGGCTAGAGGTAACCAGAGAGAATTGGCTAGACaaaagaatttgaaaaaacaacaagaaaatgtaaaaaatcAGAAAAAAGCTGGTGATCCTAAGAAAAGAATGGAAAGTGACGCTGATATTTTAAGAGCCAAGCAGGCTGCTGCTGATGCTAGAAAAGCAAAAGAAGAGTTggaaaagatgaaaaataagaaacGTTAA
- the NDE1 gene encoding NADH-ubiquinone reductase (H(+)-translocating) NDE1 (similar to Saccharomyces cerevisiae YMR145C | NDE1 | NADH Dehydrogenase External (paralog of YDL085W | NDE2)): MFKSVFAPNKSRSVMLSKNLTKAFRPKLYSTAATAKKSSFFSKAKSILLYSTLFTTVGTISYFSYELYEESHPPVQVPQAATFKNGSPKKNLVILGSGWGSVTLLKNLDTSLYNVTVVSPRNYFLFTPLLPSTPVGTVELKSIIEPVRSICRRAKGEVLYLDAEATDIDIKNKKVTVSNEKEGLLKDLPYDYLVVGVGAQSTTFGIPGVFEHASFLKEITDAQSIRSKIMNNIEKAATLSLNDPERKRLLSFVVVGGGPTGVEFAAELQDYVDQDLRKWIPELSKEINVTLVEALPNILNMFDKSLVGYAQDLFAKHKINLKLKTMVKNVDDSKIEAKCDGESIEIPYGVLVWATGNAPRPFAKKIMQALAPVQNNRRGLLINDKLQLLGVDDGSIFAIGDCTFHKGLFPTAQVAHEEGEYLADVLQSNYAIDQLKFKISQNRDNVEEFANLSKSLISLEASIKNFNYIHAGALAYIGNDKAIADLAIGQSKYRWAGAWTFWFWKGSYLAMCMSFKNRMLIALDWMKVQFIGRDSSV; the protein is encoded by the coding sequence ATGTTTAAATCTGTTTTTGCTCCAAATAAAAGCAGATCTGTTATGCtttctaaaaatttaacaaaagCCTTTAGACCCAAATTATATTCTACTGCAGCAACCGCCAAAAAatcatcttttttctcaAAGGCtaaatctattttattgtatTCCACATTATTCACTACTGTCGGTACTATTTCCTATTTTTCATATGAGTTATACGAAGAATCTCATCCCCCTGTTCAAGTTCCACAAGCCgcaacttttaaaaatggatctccaaagaaaaatttagtCATTTTGGGTTCTGGTTGGGGTTCAGTTactttgttaaaaaatttagacACTTCCTTGTATAATGTCACTGTTGTTTCTCCAAGAAACTATTTCTTATTCACTCCGTTATTACCATCTACTCCAGTCGGCACTGTCGAATTAAAATCCATTATTGAACCAGTTAGATCTATTTGCAGAAGAGCAAAGGGTGAGGTCCTATATCTAGATGCTGAAGCTACTGATATCGAtattaagaataaaaaagtcACTGTCTCTAATGAAAAGGAaggtttattaaaagatttaccATACGATTATTTAGTTGTTGGTGTTGGTGCTCAATCCACAACTTTTGGTATCCCTGGTGTTTTCGAACATGcttcatttttaaaggaAATCACTGACGCTCAGTCCATTCGCTCTAAAATCATGAACAATATCGAAAAAGCTGCTACTTTGTCTTTGAATGATCcagaaagaaagagatTGTTGagttttgttgttgttggtggTGGCCCAACCGGGGTTGAGTTTGCTGCTGAATTGCAAGACTATGTTGATCAAGACTTAAGAAAATGGATACCTGAGTTGAGCAAGGAAATTAATGTCACTTTGGTTGAGGCTttaccaaatattttaaatatgttTGATAAATCCTTGGTTGGCTATGCTCAAGACTTGTTCGCTAAACACAAGATTAacttaaaattgaaaactaTGGTCAAAAATGTCGATGATTCTAAAATTGAGGCTAAATGCGATGGGGAAAGTATCGAAATTCCTTACGGTGTTTTAGTTTGGGCTACCGGTAATGCCCCAAGACCCTTTGCTAAAAAGATTATGCAGGCTTTAGCACCAGTCCAAAACAACAGAAGAGGTTTGTTgattaatgataaattgCAATTATTGGGTGTTGATGATGGTTCCATTTTTGCCATTGGCGATTGTACTTTCCATAAAGGTTTGTTCCCAACTGCTCAAGTCGCTCATGAAGAAGGTGAATATCTAGCTGATGTTTTACAGAGTAATTATGCAATTGATCAATTGAAGTTTAAGATTAGCCAGAATAGGGATAATGTTGAAGAATTTGCCAACTTGAGTAAGAGTTTGATTAGTCTGGAAGCTAGCATTAAGAATTTTAACTATATTCATGCAGGTGCTTTGGCTTATATCGGTAATGATAAAGCTATTGCTGATTTAGCTATTGGTCAATCCAAATATAGATGGGCTGGTGCCTGGACTTTTTGGTTTTGGAAAGGTTCATATTTAGCTATGTGTATgtcatttaaaaatagaatgTTGATTGCCCTCGATTGGATGAAAGTTCAATTCATAGGAAGAGATTCTTCTGTTTGA
- the MSS11 gene encoding Mss11p (similar to Saccharomyces cerevisiae YMR164C | MSS11 | Multicopy Suppressor of STA genes) has product MMNTSNSQQQQQQQQQEWIYNQQNISQAYSGNPPPPPQLPQQSLGNYQNISGNPTPNNSNHSNANTNFYYTNHHHQIPPPPPPLPPPPPPPPPQQTSPNADFHYRQSSSSSSLTNNNTLTTNTAFVSSSNSSTNTSSVPQMALQQQPFNVQQQNLQHHQHPQLHSNLASNKIQENTSTRFTAKDTSINSVPNDNTNLNMTSATFPASNTNTNTNTNTNTNTNTNTNTNTNTNTNNCYQQSPLVENNTDIAEKESPYSNNATHDSGNQMKNTPIYNNPNNNKNFLNNGGILSTNENSNNIGSRPAEIVGVKFNTGAIVSDAMAKNSRQLLYAHIYNYLIHNGYFETARIFLREAEIPISKESPNVHLNPAELLHAKMLMNSPETFLYEWWESLWNLNNFLQEQPLELINNMRPFTDRITPILPMHNQQQQQQQQQQQQQQNQQQQHLQQQYQKQGNANVTNVRGPNIISNTSNSVSNTPPVNSVFAANVNSNTGSNITNSVGMNIASPSVALTPSSSNTNIMTQPSNTATIPTHSGSQQHSFSGPSTHNTPSVGHTPGTYTVNNNVMAPPKIQQSQLTPRQRTAKFNKNNAASSIPSGTFNNNNKKDYVVHQSTTTTNNNNNSNNINFSEVMVKNELIMDNRSPGNNSGNNSSNNTPHMVSKQSLSYVPDTVPNSVSASANNSTGNTPANNINNINPRRTSLNVSNQKRHSINLNESDIINTKGNFDAAISTFATTTNNSNNNNDHYNGSNITSSTSTPLAVTDTACSKDWNTTTFDRRQKVIRAQQQYQQLLLQEKSKHLQYHSKPEQEQEQMDNFTPQQMEHSPHSTMLYGLNDGTKNIIGSQMNIQQVKKLNNSSNGDSPMAINFDFEGEESNSNNKNSLNSKVNKYKHNGSANNKNKINKPGFKIALNNNNNNNMKFNNKGITSGMIDNTISKNDSNASSNNVSVTSSLPGHNAAGPDDLLNYNIHNNIADNNSNGTDDVDVVSSVLNATVTNNSDTKSDGAFHNNNINRNNSNSAELFDINGFGADFIMGGWK; this is encoded by the coding sequence aatcatcatcatcaaataccaccaccaccaccacctcttcctcctcctcctcctcctcctccccCACAACAAACATCACCTAATGCTGATTTTCATTATCGGCagtcttcttcttcttcttctttaactaataataatactttaaCTACTAATACAGCTTttgtttcttcttctaattCTTCTACTAATACTTCTTCTGTACCTCAAATGGCATTACAACAGCAACCTTTTAAtgtacaacaacaaaacttACAGCATCACCAACATCCACAACTGCATTCTAATCTTGCATCCAATAAAATTCAAGAAAATACTTCAACACGATTCACGGCTAAAGACACCAGTATTAATAGTGTTCCCAACGACAATACCAACCTCAATATGACTTCTGCTACATTTCCTGCTTCAAACacaaatacaaatacaaacacaaatacaaatacaaatacaaatacaaacacaaatacaaatacaaatacaaatacaaataacTGTTACCAACAGTCTCCCCTTgtagaaaataatactgaCATTGCTGAAAAGGAGAGCCCTTATAGTAACAACGCCACTCATGATTCAGGTAatcaaatgaaaaatacaCCGATATATAACAAtcctaataataataaaaatttccTTAACAACGGTGGAATTCTTAGCACTAATGaaaatagtaacaatataGGCTCAAGGCCAGCAGAGATAGTTGGTGTCAAATTTAATACGGGTGCTATTGTATCAGATGCGATGGCTAAAAACTCAAGGCAACTTTTATATGCTCACATATATAATTACTTGATACATAATGGATATTTTGAAACTGCTAGGATTTTTTTAAGAGAAGCAGAAATTCCAATATCAAAAGAATCACCTAATGTTCATTTAAATCCAGCTGAATTATTGCACGCTAAGATGTTGATGAATTCGCCAGAAACTTTTCTATATGAATGGTGGGAATCTTTATggaatttaaataattttttgcaGGAGCAACCTTTGGAATTGATTAATAATATGAGACCATTTACAGATCGCATTACTCCTATATTGCCTATGCATAatcaacagcaacaacaacaacaacaacaacaacaacaacaacaaaatcaacagcagcagcacTTACAGcaacaatatcaaaaacAAGGTAATGCTAACGTAACCAATGTACGTGGGCCCAATATTATCAGTAACACCAGCAATTCTGTTTCCAATACACCGCCTGTAAATTCCGTATTTGCAGCAAATGTTAATTCAAACACCGGTAGTAACATTACCAATTCTGTCGGTATGAATATTGCATCTCCATCTGTAGCATTAACACCCAGCTCCTctaatacaaatattatgACACAACCATCCAACACAGCAACGATTCCTACACATTCTGGATCTCAGCAGCATTCTTTTTCAGGTCCTTCTACTCATAATACACCTAGTGTGGGACATACCCCTGGGACTTATACCGTCAACAATAATGTTATGGCACCACCAAAAATACAGCAATCACAACTTACTCCGCGACAAAGAACAgcaaaatttaataaaaacaatgcTGCATCTTCCATCCCCAGTGGcacatttaataataataataaaaaagattatgtAGTACACCAATCgactactactactaataataataataatagtaataatataaatttttcagaAGTTATGGTTAAAAATGAGCTAATAATGGATAATAGATCCCCTGGCAATAATAGTGGcaataatagtagcaaTAACACACCACATATGGTTTCAAAACAAAGTTTATCATATGTTCCTGATACTGTTCCCAATTCAGTCAGTGCAAGTGCAAATAATAGTACAGGTAACACACCTGCaaataatatcaacaatATAAATCCCAGGAGGACCTCCTTAAATGTGAGTAATCAAAAGAGACattcaattaatttaaatgaaaGCGATATTATAAACACAAAGGGTAACTTTGATGCGGCCATCTCTACATTTGCTACTACTACAAATaacagcaataataataatgaccATTATAATGGTAGTAACATCACATCTTCCACTTCCACGCCATTGGCTGTTACTGATACTGCTTGTTCAAAGGATTGGAATACGACAACTTTTGACCGGAGACAAAAAGTAATAAGAGcgcaacaacaatatcaacaaCTTTTATTGCAAGAAAAATCTAAACATTTGCAATATCATTCTAAACCGGAGCAGGAACAGGAGCAGATGGATAACTTTACCCCGCAGCAAATGGAACATTCTCCACATAGCACCATGCTGTATGGTCTGAACGATGGcactaaaaatattattggttCACAAATGAACATACAGCAAGTGAAGAAACTTAATAATTCCAGTAACGGTGATAGTCCAATGGCGataaattttgattttgagGGTGAAGAAAGTAATTCTAATAACAAGAATAGCTTGAATTCTAAAGTCAATAAATATAAGCACAATGGTAGCGCTAACAAcaagaataaaattaacaaacCTGGCTTCAAAATagctttaaataataataataataataatatgaaaTTTAACAACAAAGGTATAACAAGTGGTATGATTGACAACACAATATCTAAGAATGACAGCAATGCCAGTTCTAATAATGTATCAGTGACTTCTAGTTTACCTGGCCACAATGCTGCAGGTCCTGATGAtctattaaattataatattcataataatattgctgacaacaacagcaatgGTACCGATGATGTTGACGTCGTATCGAGTGTACTAAATGCTACTGTTACTAATAACAGTGATACTAAATCTGATGGAGCTttccataataataatattaacaggAACAATAGTAATTCGGCTGAATTATTTGACATTAATGGATTTGGCGCAGATTTCATTATGGGAGGTTGGAAGTGA